A genomic segment from Rickettsiella endosymbiont of Miltochrista miniata encodes:
- the gcvT gene encoding glycine cleavage system aminomethyltransferase GcvT: MENKTVLHGQHKKNGAILVNFAGWQMPLHYGSQIQEHHVVRQDSGLFDVSHMLAVDIAGENAIHYLSFLLANNPQRLIPGKALYTCMLNNAGGILDDLIVYQLSQQLYRVVINAGNRLSDLDWMKNQAQHYSSLSIVERTDLAIIAIQGPHAISKASKAFSASQQSLIKDLKPFYCVQQDNWCIARTGYTGEDGLEVILPIQEAEDFWQRLIACGNKPCGLGARDTLRLEAGLNLHGSDMDVTTTPLESNLAWTIAWDPIDRDFIGRLALVKQQENLTRKLVGLVLEEKGRILRNHQKIITSEGEGEITSGSYSPTLGNSIAFARIPYSHNEDYCDVIMGSKQYQARIIKPPFIRKGKKTFI; the protein is encoded by the coding sequence ATGGAAAATAAAACAGTTCTGCATGGACAACATAAAAAAAATGGGGCAATACTCGTCAATTTTGCAGGCTGGCAAATGCCTCTGCATTATGGCTCGCAAATACAAGAGCATCACGTAGTCAGGCAAGACAGCGGTTTATTTGATGTTTCGCATATGTTAGCTGTAGATATTGCTGGGGAAAATGCGATTCATTACCTCAGTTTTTTATTGGCAAATAATCCACAGCGTCTCATCCCAGGAAAAGCTTTATATACCTGCATGCTAAATAATGCAGGTGGCATTTTGGATGATTTAATCGTTTATCAGCTTTCGCAACAACTTTATCGCGTAGTCATCAATGCAGGAAATCGCCTATCCGATCTAGACTGGATGAAAAACCAAGCCCAGCATTATTCCTCTCTCTCTATAGTCGAGCGTACCGATCTTGCGATTATCGCTATCCAAGGCCCTCATGCCATTTCAAAAGCAAGTAAAGCATTTAGCGCAAGTCAGCAATCCCTGATTAAAGATTTAAAACCTTTTTACTGTGTTCAGCAAGATAATTGGTGTATCGCCAGAACCGGTTATACCGGTGAAGATGGATTAGAAGTGATCTTACCCATACAAGAAGCTGAAGATTTCTGGCAGCGTTTAATTGCATGTGGTAACAAACCTTGTGGATTAGGTGCACGAGATACCTTGCGTCTAGAAGCCGGATTGAATTTGCATGGTTCTGATATGGATGTCACTACAACTCCTTTAGAATCCAATCTAGCATGGACAATTGCCTGGGATCCTATCGATCGAGATTTTATAGGACGACTAGCGTTAGTCAAACAGCAAGAAAATTTAACACGTAAATTAGTGGGTTTAGTACTAGAAGAAAAAGGTCGTATCTTACGTAACCATCAAAAGATTATTACTTCTGAAGGAGAAGGTGAAATTACCAGTGGCAGTTATTCTCCCACTTTAGGCAATTCTATCGCTTTTGCTAGAATACCTTACTCACATAACGAAGATTATTGTGATGTCATCATGGGCAGCAAACAATATCAAGCACGCATCATTAAACCTCCCTTTATACGAAAAGGAAAGAAAACTTTCATTTAA
- a CDS encoding ParB/RepB/Spo0J family partition protein, translating to MMKKSRLGRNLDMLLSGQPFEDLVQTVKPHKEELRHLPIEWLQAGRYQPRREFAQEALEDLANSIRTQGIINPIVVRLIGGNCYEIIAGERRWRAAQLANLNEVPVLIKVISDETALAISLIENIQRQDLNPLEEAEGIQRLITEFKLTHQEIAKTLGRSRTTITNLLRLLGLAPQIKLLLQQGQIEMGHARALLGLSGNLQIQAAEKIVKNKLSVREAERLVQNASFIKPDANTPLKVDTDVQQLERKLSETLGAKVYFKQTTKGKGQLIIHYNSLEELDGILSHLN from the coding sequence ATGATGAAAAAATCACGTTTAGGTCGCAATCTTGACATGTTATTAAGTGGTCAACCCTTTGAAGATTTAGTGCAAACAGTCAAACCACACAAAGAAGAATTACGCCATTTACCGATTGAGTGGTTACAAGCCGGTCGTTATCAACCTAGAAGAGAATTTGCTCAAGAAGCATTAGAAGATTTAGCTAATTCAATTCGCACACAAGGCATCATCAACCCTATCGTCGTACGTCTTATTGGTGGAAATTGTTATGAGATTATTGCCGGCGAACGTCGTTGGCGCGCGGCTCAACTTGCTAACCTGAATGAAGTACCGGTATTAATCAAAGTAATCTCCGACGAAACGGCACTTGCCATCTCTCTGATTGAAAATATTCAGCGTCAAGATCTGAATCCATTGGAAGAAGCAGAAGGTATACAACGACTTATTACCGAATTCAAATTAACCCATCAAGAAATTGCCAAAACCTTAGGTCGCTCGCGAACCACCATTACTAATTTACTACGTTTGTTAGGTTTAGCCCCACAAATAAAACTTTTATTGCAGCAAGGTCAAATTGAAATGGGTCACGCCAGAGCTTTGTTAGGTCTTTCAGGTAACCTACAAATTCAAGCGGCTGAAAAAATTGTAAAAAATAAATTATCTGTTCGCGAAGCAGAACGCTTAGTACAAAACGCTTCCTTTATTAAGCCAGATGCAAACACTCCATTAAAAGTTGATACTGATGTACAACAACTTGAACGTAAACTATCCGAAACCTTAGGTGCCAAAGTCTATTTTAAGCAAACGACGAAAGGAAAAGGCCAGCTCATCATCCACTATAATAGTTTAGAAGAATTAGATGGCATTTTGTCGCATTTGAATTAA